Proteins found in one Triticum aestivum cultivar Chinese Spring chromosome 4D, IWGSC CS RefSeq v2.1, whole genome shotgun sequence genomic segment:
- the LOC123099452 gene encoding uncharacterized protein isoform X2: MPMPTRTSMDAARTVVVTAYQELPRRRSGSHGSSSSRTRSVAGGYNRRAMLLAYAQHLRRRGGQRSSSSSSSLGPPRALEWGEWKRADDPGAGNDDKVVAGRRRGCCSRLRLWARLWIRTFFRRVRRIRENASCRKAD, encoded by the exons ATGCCGATGCCGACGCGGACGTCCATGGATGCCGCCAGGACGGTCGTCGTGACCGCCTACCAGGAGCTGCCGCGCCGCCGTTCCGGCAGCCACGGCTCGTCGTCGTCCAGGACGCGCTCGGTCGCGGGAGGCTACAACCGCCGGGCGATGCTGCTCGCGTACGCGCAGCAcctgcggcggcgcggcgggcagaggtcgtcgtcgtcgtcgtcgtccttggGACCGCCGCGCGCGCTGGAGTGGGGCGAATGGAAGCGGGCGGACGATCCCGGCGCCGGCAACGACGACAAG GTGGTGGCGGGGCGGAGGAGGGGCTGCTGCTCCAGGCTCCGGCTGTGGGCGCGGCTCTGGATCAGGACGTTTTTCCGTCGCGTCAGGAGGATCAGGGAGAACGCGTCGTGCAGGAAAGCAGATTGA
- the LOC123099452 gene encoding uncharacterized protein isoform X1, with protein MPMPTRTSMDAARTVVVTAYQELPRRRSGSHGSSSSRTRSVAGGYNRRAMLLAYAQHLRRRGGQRSSSSSSSLGPPRALEWGEWKRADDPGAGNDDKQVVAGRRRGCCSRLRLWARLWIRTFFRRVRRIRENASCRKAD; from the exons ATGCCGATGCCGACGCGGACGTCCATGGATGCCGCCAGGACGGTCGTCGTGACCGCCTACCAGGAGCTGCCGCGCCGCCGTTCCGGCAGCCACGGCTCGTCGTCGTCCAGGACGCGCTCGGTCGCGGGAGGCTACAACCGCCGGGCGATGCTGCTCGCGTACGCGCAGCAcctgcggcggcgcggcgggcagaggtcgtcgtcgtcgtcgtcgtccttggGACCGCCGCGCGCGCTGGAGTGGGGCGAATGGAAGCGGGCGGACGATCCCGGCGCCGGCAACGACGACAAG CAGGTGGTGGCGGGGCGGAGGAGGGGCTGCTGCTCCAGGCTCCGGCTGTGGGCGCGGCTCTGGATCAGGACGTTTTTCCGTCGCGTCAGGAGGATCAGGGAGAACGCGTCGTGCAGGAAAGCAGATTGA